The Brachyhypopomus gauderio isolate BG-103 unplaced genomic scaffold, BGAUD_0.2 sc138, whole genome shotgun sequence genome contains a region encoding:
- the arhgef3 gene encoding rho guanine nucleotide exchange factor 3 isoform X2, whose translation MQRGVGSNETSGPTLRRKSSSLFSSMESWTFRGKRKQRRRDADSLSLCSLDINEPSNKRAKPLSRVTSLANLIPPVKAAPLKRIGQTLQRSISFRSESRAEITHPRPWSRPAQPALTKRRDSKLWSETFDMGLGQALSSKEIKRQEAIFELSQGEQDLIEDLKLAKKAYHDPMLKLCIMTEHELNQIFGTLDSLIPLHEDLLSRLREARKADGSTDHVGHILVDWLPCLDSYNSYCSNQVAAKALLDHKKQDHRVQDFLQRCLESPFSRKLDLWNFLDIPRSRLVKYPLLLREILKHTPNDHPDRQHLDEAINMIQSIVAEINTQTGESECRYYKERLLYLEDSQKDLLIDSSRILSCHGDLKNNRGAKLHVFLFQDVLVITRAVTQNEQLWYQLYRPPIPVRHLEWEDLQDGEIRLGGSIRGAFSNTERTKNFFRVTFRSGGQLQSYCFQASDAFNKQQWLNCIRQAKGALGSESTSEPPRSRSPVAPSRDRSEERMDQSDSDSSDCSMDTSDAGADARMGLPAACPAVRTGTPVEV comes from the exons GAGCCCAGCAACAAGAGGGCGAAACCTCTGTCCCGGGTCACGTCGCTGGCCAACCTCATCCCACCGGTGAAGGCTGCCCCGCTGAAGCGGATCGGACAGACGCTGCAG cgcTCCATCAGTTTCCGTAGTGAGAGCCGGGCCGAGATCACGCACCCCAGACCGTGGAGCAGGCCGGCGCAGCCTGCCCTCACCAAGCGCCGGGACAGCAAGCTATGGAGCGAGACGTTCGACATGGGCCTGGGACAGGCGCTCTCCTCCAAGGAGATCAAACGGCAGGag GCCATCTTTGAGCTGTCTCAGGGTGAGCAGGACCTGATTGAGGACCTCAAGCTGGCCAAGAAG GCCTACCATGACCCCATGTTGAAGCTCTGCATTATGACGGAGCACGAGCTCAATCAGATCTTCGGCACCCTGGACTCCCTCATCCCACTACACGAAG acCTCCTCAGTCGACTTCGTGAGGCTAGGAAGGCAGATGGCTCTACAGATCACGTGGGCCACATTTTAGTGGACTGG CTGCCGTGTTTAGACTCGTACAACAGCTACTGTAGCAATCAGGTGGCAGCCAAAGCCTTGCTGGACCATAAGAAGCAGGACCACCGTGTGCAGGACTTCCTGCAGCGCTGCCTGGAGTCGCCCTTCAGCCGCAAGCTGGACCTGTGGAACTTCCTGGACATCCCACGCAGCCGCCTGGTCAAATACCCTCTTCTGCTGCGGGAGATTCTCAAACACACCCCCAACGACCACCCGGACCGCCAGCACCTGGACGAGGCG ATCAACATGATCCAGAGCATCGTGGCCGAGATCAACACCCAGACGGGCGAGTCGGAATGCCGCTATTACAAGGAGCGACTGCTCTACCTGGAGGACAGCCAGAAGGATCTGCTCATCGACAGCTCCCGGATACTCAGCTGCCACGGGGATCTGAAGAACAACAGAGGAGCC AAGCTCCACGTGTTCCTGTTCCAGGACGTGCTGGTGATCACACGGGCCGTGACCCAAAACGAGCAGCTCTGGTATCAGCTCTACCGGCCGCCCATCCCTGTGCGTCATCTGGAGTGGGAGGACCTGCAGGACGGAGAGATCCGTCTGGGGGGCTCCATCCGGGGGGCCTTCAGCAACACGGAGAGGA CCAAGAACTTCTTCCGGGTCACGTTCCGCAGTGGCGGGCAGCTCCAGTCCTACTGCTTCCAGGCCAGCGACGCCTTTAACAAGCAACAGTGGCTGAACTGCATTCGGCAGGCCAAAGGAGCCCTGGGCTCCGAGTCCACAAGCGAGCCGCCCCGCAGCCGCTCGCCGGTGGCGCCCTCTAGGGACAGGTCCGAGGAGCGCATGGACCAAAGCGACAGCGACTCCTCGGACTGCAGCATGGACACTAGCGACGCCGGTGCCGACGCCAGGATGGGCCTGCCCGCCGCGTGCCCAGCCGTCCGGACCGGCACCCCTGTGGAAGTGTGA
- the arhgef3 gene encoding rho guanine nucleotide exchange factor 3 isoform X1, translated as MQRGVGSNETSGPTLRRKSSSLFSSMESWTFRGKKRKQRRRDADSLSLCSLDINEPSNKRAKPLSRVTSLANLIPPVKAAPLKRIGQTLQRSISFRSESRAEITHPRPWSRPAQPALTKRRDSKLWSETFDMGLGQALSSKEIKRQEAIFELSQGEQDLIEDLKLAKKAYHDPMLKLCIMTEHELNQIFGTLDSLIPLHEDLLSRLREARKADGSTDHVGHILVDWLPCLDSYNSYCSNQVAAKALLDHKKQDHRVQDFLQRCLESPFSRKLDLWNFLDIPRSRLVKYPLLLREILKHTPNDHPDRQHLDEAINMIQSIVAEINTQTGESECRYYKERLLYLEDSQKDLLIDSSRILSCHGDLKNNRGAKLHVFLFQDVLVITRAVTQNEQLWYQLYRPPIPVRHLEWEDLQDGEIRLGGSIRGAFSNTERTKNFFRVTFRSGGQLQSYCFQASDAFNKQQWLNCIRQAKGALGSESTSEPPRSRSPVAPSRDRSEERMDQSDSDSSDCSMDTSDAGADARMGLPAACPAVRTGTPVEV; from the exons GAGCCCAGCAACAAGAGGGCGAAACCTCTGTCCCGGGTCACGTCGCTGGCCAACCTCATCCCACCGGTGAAGGCTGCCCCGCTGAAGCGGATCGGACAGACGCTGCAG cgcTCCATCAGTTTCCGTAGTGAGAGCCGGGCCGAGATCACGCACCCCAGACCGTGGAGCAGGCCGGCGCAGCCTGCCCTCACCAAGCGCCGGGACAGCAAGCTATGGAGCGAGACGTTCGACATGGGCCTGGGACAGGCGCTCTCCTCCAAGGAGATCAAACGGCAGGag GCCATCTTTGAGCTGTCTCAGGGTGAGCAGGACCTGATTGAGGACCTCAAGCTGGCCAAGAAG GCCTACCATGACCCCATGTTGAAGCTCTGCATTATGACGGAGCACGAGCTCAATCAGATCTTCGGCACCCTGGACTCCCTCATCCCACTACACGAAG acCTCCTCAGTCGACTTCGTGAGGCTAGGAAGGCAGATGGCTCTACAGATCACGTGGGCCACATTTTAGTGGACTGG CTGCCGTGTTTAGACTCGTACAACAGCTACTGTAGCAATCAGGTGGCAGCCAAAGCCTTGCTGGACCATAAGAAGCAGGACCACCGTGTGCAGGACTTCCTGCAGCGCTGCCTGGAGTCGCCCTTCAGCCGCAAGCTGGACCTGTGGAACTTCCTGGACATCCCACGCAGCCGCCTGGTCAAATACCCTCTTCTGCTGCGGGAGATTCTCAAACACACCCCCAACGACCACCCGGACCGCCAGCACCTGGACGAGGCG ATCAACATGATCCAGAGCATCGTGGCCGAGATCAACACCCAGACGGGCGAGTCGGAATGCCGCTATTACAAGGAGCGACTGCTCTACCTGGAGGACAGCCAGAAGGATCTGCTCATCGACAGCTCCCGGATACTCAGCTGCCACGGGGATCTGAAGAACAACAGAGGAGCC AAGCTCCACGTGTTCCTGTTCCAGGACGTGCTGGTGATCACACGGGCCGTGACCCAAAACGAGCAGCTCTGGTATCAGCTCTACCGGCCGCCCATCCCTGTGCGTCATCTGGAGTGGGAGGACCTGCAGGACGGAGAGATCCGTCTGGGGGGCTCCATCCGGGGGGCCTTCAGCAACACGGAGAGGA CCAAGAACTTCTTCCGGGTCACGTTCCGCAGTGGCGGGCAGCTCCAGTCCTACTGCTTCCAGGCCAGCGACGCCTTTAACAAGCAACAGTGGCTGAACTGCATTCGGCAGGCCAAAGGAGCCCTGGGCTCCGAGTCCACAAGCGAGCCGCCCCGCAGCCGCTCGCCGGTGGCGCCCTCTAGGGACAGGTCCGAGGAGCGCATGGACCAAAGCGACAGCGACTCCTCGGACTGCAGCATGGACACTAGCGACGCCGGTGCCGACGCCAGGATGGGCCTGCCCGCCGCGTGCCCAGCCGTCCGGACCGGCACCCCTGTGGAAGTGTGA
- the arhgef3 gene encoding rho guanine nucleotide exchange factor 3 isoform X4: MVAKDYPFYLLVKRANCSLEVQTVSAAGKEVEEPSNKRAKPLSRVTSLANLIPPVKAAPLKRIGQTLQRSISFRSESRAEITHPRPWSRPAQPALTKRRDSKLWSETFDMGLGQALSSKEIKRQEAIFELSQGEQDLIEDLKLAKKAYHDPMLKLCIMTEHELNQIFGTLDSLIPLHEDLLSRLREARKADGSTDHVGHILVDWLPCLDSYNSYCSNQVAAKALLDHKKQDHRVQDFLQRCLESPFSRKLDLWNFLDIPRSRLVKYPLLLREILKHTPNDHPDRQHLDEAINMIQSIVAEINTQTGESECRYYKERLLYLEDSQKDLLIDSSRILSCHGDLKNNRGAKLHVFLFQDVLVITRAVTQNEQLWYQLYRPPIPVRHLEWEDLQDGEIRLGGSIRGAFSNTERTKNFFRVTFRSGGQLQSYCFQASDAFNKQQWLNCIRQAKGALGSESTSEPPRSRSPVAPSRDRSEERMDQSDSDSSDCSMDTSDAGADARMGLPAACPAVRTGTPVEV; encoded by the exons ATGGTGGCCAAGGATTACCCGTTTTACCTGCTCGTCAAAAGAGCGAACTGCTCGCTGGAGGTGCAGACAGTTAGCGCGGCTGGTAAAGAAGTGGAG GAGCCCAGCAACAAGAGGGCGAAACCTCTGTCCCGGGTCACGTCGCTGGCCAACCTCATCCCACCGGTGAAGGCTGCCCCGCTGAAGCGGATCGGACAGACGCTGCAG cgcTCCATCAGTTTCCGTAGTGAGAGCCGGGCCGAGATCACGCACCCCAGACCGTGGAGCAGGCCGGCGCAGCCTGCCCTCACCAAGCGCCGGGACAGCAAGCTATGGAGCGAGACGTTCGACATGGGCCTGGGACAGGCGCTCTCCTCCAAGGAGATCAAACGGCAGGag GCCATCTTTGAGCTGTCTCAGGGTGAGCAGGACCTGATTGAGGACCTCAAGCTGGCCAAGAAG GCCTACCATGACCCCATGTTGAAGCTCTGCATTATGACGGAGCACGAGCTCAATCAGATCTTCGGCACCCTGGACTCCCTCATCCCACTACACGAAG acCTCCTCAGTCGACTTCGTGAGGCTAGGAAGGCAGATGGCTCTACAGATCACGTGGGCCACATTTTAGTGGACTGG CTGCCGTGTTTAGACTCGTACAACAGCTACTGTAGCAATCAGGTGGCAGCCAAAGCCTTGCTGGACCATAAGAAGCAGGACCACCGTGTGCAGGACTTCCTGCAGCGCTGCCTGGAGTCGCCCTTCAGCCGCAAGCTGGACCTGTGGAACTTCCTGGACATCCCACGCAGCCGCCTGGTCAAATACCCTCTTCTGCTGCGGGAGATTCTCAAACACACCCCCAACGACCACCCGGACCGCCAGCACCTGGACGAGGCG ATCAACATGATCCAGAGCATCGTGGCCGAGATCAACACCCAGACGGGCGAGTCGGAATGCCGCTATTACAAGGAGCGACTGCTCTACCTGGAGGACAGCCAGAAGGATCTGCTCATCGACAGCTCCCGGATACTCAGCTGCCACGGGGATCTGAAGAACAACAGAGGAGCC AAGCTCCACGTGTTCCTGTTCCAGGACGTGCTGGTGATCACACGGGCCGTGACCCAAAACGAGCAGCTCTGGTATCAGCTCTACCGGCCGCCCATCCCTGTGCGTCATCTGGAGTGGGAGGACCTGCAGGACGGAGAGATCCGTCTGGGGGGCTCCATCCGGGGGGCCTTCAGCAACACGGAGAGGA CCAAGAACTTCTTCCGGGTCACGTTCCGCAGTGGCGGGCAGCTCCAGTCCTACTGCTTCCAGGCCAGCGACGCCTTTAACAAGCAACAGTGGCTGAACTGCATTCGGCAGGCCAAAGGAGCCCTGGGCTCCGAGTCCACAAGCGAGCCGCCCCGCAGCCGCTCGCCGGTGGCGCCCTCTAGGGACAGGTCCGAGGAGCGCATGGACCAAAGCGACAGCGACTCCTCGGACTGCAGCATGGACACTAGCGACGCCGGTGCCGACGCCAGGATGGGCCTGCCCGCCGCGTGCCCAGCCGTCCGGACCGGCACCCCTGTGGAAGTGTGA
- the arhgef3 gene encoding rho guanine nucleotide exchange factor 3 isoform X3, with protein MMGCCLFVHHKKKRKQRRRDADSLSLCSLDINEPSNKRAKPLSRVTSLANLIPPVKAAPLKRIGQTLQRSISFRSESRAEITHPRPWSRPAQPALTKRRDSKLWSETFDMGLGQALSSKEIKRQEAIFELSQGEQDLIEDLKLAKKAYHDPMLKLCIMTEHELNQIFGTLDSLIPLHEDLLSRLREARKADGSTDHVGHILVDWLPCLDSYNSYCSNQVAAKALLDHKKQDHRVQDFLQRCLESPFSRKLDLWNFLDIPRSRLVKYPLLLREILKHTPNDHPDRQHLDEAINMIQSIVAEINTQTGESECRYYKERLLYLEDSQKDLLIDSSRILSCHGDLKNNRGAKLHVFLFQDVLVITRAVTQNEQLWYQLYRPPIPVRHLEWEDLQDGEIRLGGSIRGAFSNTERTKNFFRVTFRSGGQLQSYCFQASDAFNKQQWLNCIRQAKGALGSESTSEPPRSRSPVAPSRDRSEERMDQSDSDSSDCSMDTSDAGADARMGLPAACPAVRTGTPVEV; from the exons GAGCCCAGCAACAAGAGGGCGAAACCTCTGTCCCGGGTCACGTCGCTGGCCAACCTCATCCCACCGGTGAAGGCTGCCCCGCTGAAGCGGATCGGACAGACGCTGCAG cgcTCCATCAGTTTCCGTAGTGAGAGCCGGGCCGAGATCACGCACCCCAGACCGTGGAGCAGGCCGGCGCAGCCTGCCCTCACCAAGCGCCGGGACAGCAAGCTATGGAGCGAGACGTTCGACATGGGCCTGGGACAGGCGCTCTCCTCCAAGGAGATCAAACGGCAGGag GCCATCTTTGAGCTGTCTCAGGGTGAGCAGGACCTGATTGAGGACCTCAAGCTGGCCAAGAAG GCCTACCATGACCCCATGTTGAAGCTCTGCATTATGACGGAGCACGAGCTCAATCAGATCTTCGGCACCCTGGACTCCCTCATCCCACTACACGAAG acCTCCTCAGTCGACTTCGTGAGGCTAGGAAGGCAGATGGCTCTACAGATCACGTGGGCCACATTTTAGTGGACTGG CTGCCGTGTTTAGACTCGTACAACAGCTACTGTAGCAATCAGGTGGCAGCCAAAGCCTTGCTGGACCATAAGAAGCAGGACCACCGTGTGCAGGACTTCCTGCAGCGCTGCCTGGAGTCGCCCTTCAGCCGCAAGCTGGACCTGTGGAACTTCCTGGACATCCCACGCAGCCGCCTGGTCAAATACCCTCTTCTGCTGCGGGAGATTCTCAAACACACCCCCAACGACCACCCGGACCGCCAGCACCTGGACGAGGCG ATCAACATGATCCAGAGCATCGTGGCCGAGATCAACACCCAGACGGGCGAGTCGGAATGCCGCTATTACAAGGAGCGACTGCTCTACCTGGAGGACAGCCAGAAGGATCTGCTCATCGACAGCTCCCGGATACTCAGCTGCCACGGGGATCTGAAGAACAACAGAGGAGCC AAGCTCCACGTGTTCCTGTTCCAGGACGTGCTGGTGATCACACGGGCCGTGACCCAAAACGAGCAGCTCTGGTATCAGCTCTACCGGCCGCCCATCCCTGTGCGTCATCTGGAGTGGGAGGACCTGCAGGACGGAGAGATCCGTCTGGGGGGCTCCATCCGGGGGGCCTTCAGCAACACGGAGAGGA CCAAGAACTTCTTCCGGGTCACGTTCCGCAGTGGCGGGCAGCTCCAGTCCTACTGCTTCCAGGCCAGCGACGCCTTTAACAAGCAACAGTGGCTGAACTGCATTCGGCAGGCCAAAGGAGCCCTGGGCTCCGAGTCCACAAGCGAGCCGCCCCGCAGCCGCTCGCCGGTGGCGCCCTCTAGGGACAGGTCCGAGGAGCGCATGGACCAAAGCGACAGCGACTCCTCGGACTGCAGCATGGACACTAGCGACGCCGGTGCCGACGCCAGGATGGGCCTGCCCGCCGCGTGCCCAGCCGTCCGGACCGGCACCCCTGTGGAAGTGTGA
- the arhgef3 gene encoding rho guanine nucleotide exchange factor 3 isoform X6: MMGCCLFVHHKEPSNKRAKPLSRVTSLANLIPPVKAAPLKRIGQTLQRSISFRSESRAEITHPRPWSRPAQPALTKRRDSKLWSETFDMGLGQALSSKEIKRQEAIFELSQGEQDLIEDLKLAKKAYHDPMLKLCIMTEHELNQIFGTLDSLIPLHEDLLSRLREARKADGSTDHVGHILVDWLPCLDSYNSYCSNQVAAKALLDHKKQDHRVQDFLQRCLESPFSRKLDLWNFLDIPRSRLVKYPLLLREILKHTPNDHPDRQHLDEAINMIQSIVAEINTQTGESECRYYKERLLYLEDSQKDLLIDSSRILSCHGDLKNNRGAKLHVFLFQDVLVITRAVTQNEQLWYQLYRPPIPVRHLEWEDLQDGEIRLGGSIRGAFSNTERTKNFFRVTFRSGGQLQSYCFQASDAFNKQQWLNCIRQAKGALGSESTSEPPRSRSPVAPSRDRSEERMDQSDSDSSDCSMDTSDAGADARMGLPAACPAVRTGTPVEV; the protein is encoded by the exons GAGCCCAGCAACAAGAGGGCGAAACCTCTGTCCCGGGTCACGTCGCTGGCCAACCTCATCCCACCGGTGAAGGCTGCCCCGCTGAAGCGGATCGGACAGACGCTGCAG cgcTCCATCAGTTTCCGTAGTGAGAGCCGGGCCGAGATCACGCACCCCAGACCGTGGAGCAGGCCGGCGCAGCCTGCCCTCACCAAGCGCCGGGACAGCAAGCTATGGAGCGAGACGTTCGACATGGGCCTGGGACAGGCGCTCTCCTCCAAGGAGATCAAACGGCAGGag GCCATCTTTGAGCTGTCTCAGGGTGAGCAGGACCTGATTGAGGACCTCAAGCTGGCCAAGAAG GCCTACCATGACCCCATGTTGAAGCTCTGCATTATGACGGAGCACGAGCTCAATCAGATCTTCGGCACCCTGGACTCCCTCATCCCACTACACGAAG acCTCCTCAGTCGACTTCGTGAGGCTAGGAAGGCAGATGGCTCTACAGATCACGTGGGCCACATTTTAGTGGACTGG CTGCCGTGTTTAGACTCGTACAACAGCTACTGTAGCAATCAGGTGGCAGCCAAAGCCTTGCTGGACCATAAGAAGCAGGACCACCGTGTGCAGGACTTCCTGCAGCGCTGCCTGGAGTCGCCCTTCAGCCGCAAGCTGGACCTGTGGAACTTCCTGGACATCCCACGCAGCCGCCTGGTCAAATACCCTCTTCTGCTGCGGGAGATTCTCAAACACACCCCCAACGACCACCCGGACCGCCAGCACCTGGACGAGGCG ATCAACATGATCCAGAGCATCGTGGCCGAGATCAACACCCAGACGGGCGAGTCGGAATGCCGCTATTACAAGGAGCGACTGCTCTACCTGGAGGACAGCCAGAAGGATCTGCTCATCGACAGCTCCCGGATACTCAGCTGCCACGGGGATCTGAAGAACAACAGAGGAGCC AAGCTCCACGTGTTCCTGTTCCAGGACGTGCTGGTGATCACACGGGCCGTGACCCAAAACGAGCAGCTCTGGTATCAGCTCTACCGGCCGCCCATCCCTGTGCGTCATCTGGAGTGGGAGGACCTGCAGGACGGAGAGATCCGTCTGGGGGGCTCCATCCGGGGGGCCTTCAGCAACACGGAGAGGA CCAAGAACTTCTTCCGGGTCACGTTCCGCAGTGGCGGGCAGCTCCAGTCCTACTGCTTCCAGGCCAGCGACGCCTTTAACAAGCAACAGTGGCTGAACTGCATTCGGCAGGCCAAAGGAGCCCTGGGCTCCGAGTCCACAAGCGAGCCGCCCCGCAGCCGCTCGCCGGTGGCGCCCTCTAGGGACAGGTCCGAGGAGCGCATGGACCAAAGCGACAGCGACTCCTCGGACTGCAGCATGGACACTAGCGACGCCGGTGCCGACGCCAGGATGGGCCTGCCCGCCGCGTGCCCAGCCGTCCGGACCGGCACCCCTGTGGAAGTGTGA
- the arhgef3 gene encoding rho guanine nucleotide exchange factor 3 isoform X7, which produces MESVRQKEPSNKRAKPLSRVTSLANLIPPVKAAPLKRIGQTLQRSISFRSESRAEITHPRPWSRPAQPALTKRRDSKLWSETFDMGLGQALSSKEIKRQEAIFELSQGEQDLIEDLKLAKKAYHDPMLKLCIMTEHELNQIFGTLDSLIPLHEDLLSRLREARKADGSTDHVGHILVDWLPCLDSYNSYCSNQVAAKALLDHKKQDHRVQDFLQRCLESPFSRKLDLWNFLDIPRSRLVKYPLLLREILKHTPNDHPDRQHLDEAINMIQSIVAEINTQTGESECRYYKERLLYLEDSQKDLLIDSSRILSCHGDLKNNRGAKLHVFLFQDVLVITRAVTQNEQLWYQLYRPPIPVRHLEWEDLQDGEIRLGGSIRGAFSNTERTKNFFRVTFRSGGQLQSYCFQASDAFNKQQWLNCIRQAKGALGSESTSEPPRSRSPVAPSRDRSEERMDQSDSDSSDCSMDTSDAGADARMGLPAACPAVRTGTPVEV; this is translated from the exons ATGGAGAGCGTGAGACAGAAG GAGCCCAGCAACAAGAGGGCGAAACCTCTGTCCCGGGTCACGTCGCTGGCCAACCTCATCCCACCGGTGAAGGCTGCCCCGCTGAAGCGGATCGGACAGACGCTGCAG cgcTCCATCAGTTTCCGTAGTGAGAGCCGGGCCGAGATCACGCACCCCAGACCGTGGAGCAGGCCGGCGCAGCCTGCCCTCACCAAGCGCCGGGACAGCAAGCTATGGAGCGAGACGTTCGACATGGGCCTGGGACAGGCGCTCTCCTCCAAGGAGATCAAACGGCAGGag GCCATCTTTGAGCTGTCTCAGGGTGAGCAGGACCTGATTGAGGACCTCAAGCTGGCCAAGAAG GCCTACCATGACCCCATGTTGAAGCTCTGCATTATGACGGAGCACGAGCTCAATCAGATCTTCGGCACCCTGGACTCCCTCATCCCACTACACGAAG acCTCCTCAGTCGACTTCGTGAGGCTAGGAAGGCAGATGGCTCTACAGATCACGTGGGCCACATTTTAGTGGACTGG CTGCCGTGTTTAGACTCGTACAACAGCTACTGTAGCAATCAGGTGGCAGCCAAAGCCTTGCTGGACCATAAGAAGCAGGACCACCGTGTGCAGGACTTCCTGCAGCGCTGCCTGGAGTCGCCCTTCAGCCGCAAGCTGGACCTGTGGAACTTCCTGGACATCCCACGCAGCCGCCTGGTCAAATACCCTCTTCTGCTGCGGGAGATTCTCAAACACACCCCCAACGACCACCCGGACCGCCAGCACCTGGACGAGGCG ATCAACATGATCCAGAGCATCGTGGCCGAGATCAACACCCAGACGGGCGAGTCGGAATGCCGCTATTACAAGGAGCGACTGCTCTACCTGGAGGACAGCCAGAAGGATCTGCTCATCGACAGCTCCCGGATACTCAGCTGCCACGGGGATCTGAAGAACAACAGAGGAGCC AAGCTCCACGTGTTCCTGTTCCAGGACGTGCTGGTGATCACACGGGCCGTGACCCAAAACGAGCAGCTCTGGTATCAGCTCTACCGGCCGCCCATCCCTGTGCGTCATCTGGAGTGGGAGGACCTGCAGGACGGAGAGATCCGTCTGGGGGGCTCCATCCGGGGGGCCTTCAGCAACACGGAGAGGA CCAAGAACTTCTTCCGGGTCACGTTCCGCAGTGGCGGGCAGCTCCAGTCCTACTGCTTCCAGGCCAGCGACGCCTTTAACAAGCAACAGTGGCTGAACTGCATTCGGCAGGCCAAAGGAGCCCTGGGCTCCGAGTCCACAAGCGAGCCGCCCCGCAGCCGCTCGCCGGTGGCGCCCTCTAGGGACAGGTCCGAGGAGCGCATGGACCAAAGCGACAGCGACTCCTCGGACTGCAGCATGGACACTAGCGACGCCGGTGCCGACGCCAGGATGGGCCTGCCCGCCGCGTGCCCAGCCGTCCGGACCGGCACCCCTGTGGAAGTGTGA
- the arhgef3 gene encoding rho guanine nucleotide exchange factor 3 isoform X5 → MMGCCLFVHHKKRKQRRRDADSLSLCSLDINEPSNKRAKPLSRVTSLANLIPPVKAAPLKRIGQTLQRSISFRSESRAEITHPRPWSRPAQPALTKRRDSKLWSETFDMGLGQALSSKEIKRQEAIFELSQGEQDLIEDLKLAKKAYHDPMLKLCIMTEHELNQIFGTLDSLIPLHEDLLSRLREARKADGSTDHVGHILVDWLPCLDSYNSYCSNQVAAKALLDHKKQDHRVQDFLQRCLESPFSRKLDLWNFLDIPRSRLVKYPLLLREILKHTPNDHPDRQHLDEAINMIQSIVAEINTQTGESECRYYKERLLYLEDSQKDLLIDSSRILSCHGDLKNNRGAKLHVFLFQDVLVITRAVTQNEQLWYQLYRPPIPVRHLEWEDLQDGEIRLGGSIRGAFSNTERTKNFFRVTFRSGGQLQSYCFQASDAFNKQQWLNCIRQAKGALGSESTSEPPRSRSPVAPSRDRSEERMDQSDSDSSDCSMDTSDAGADARMGLPAACPAVRTGTPVEV, encoded by the exons GAGCCCAGCAACAAGAGGGCGAAACCTCTGTCCCGGGTCACGTCGCTGGCCAACCTCATCCCACCGGTGAAGGCTGCCCCGCTGAAGCGGATCGGACAGACGCTGCAG cgcTCCATCAGTTTCCGTAGTGAGAGCCGGGCCGAGATCACGCACCCCAGACCGTGGAGCAGGCCGGCGCAGCCTGCCCTCACCAAGCGCCGGGACAGCAAGCTATGGAGCGAGACGTTCGACATGGGCCTGGGACAGGCGCTCTCCTCCAAGGAGATCAAACGGCAGGag GCCATCTTTGAGCTGTCTCAGGGTGAGCAGGACCTGATTGAGGACCTCAAGCTGGCCAAGAAG GCCTACCATGACCCCATGTTGAAGCTCTGCATTATGACGGAGCACGAGCTCAATCAGATCTTCGGCACCCTGGACTCCCTCATCCCACTACACGAAG acCTCCTCAGTCGACTTCGTGAGGCTAGGAAGGCAGATGGCTCTACAGATCACGTGGGCCACATTTTAGTGGACTGG CTGCCGTGTTTAGACTCGTACAACAGCTACTGTAGCAATCAGGTGGCAGCCAAAGCCTTGCTGGACCATAAGAAGCAGGACCACCGTGTGCAGGACTTCCTGCAGCGCTGCCTGGAGTCGCCCTTCAGCCGCAAGCTGGACCTGTGGAACTTCCTGGACATCCCACGCAGCCGCCTGGTCAAATACCCTCTTCTGCTGCGGGAGATTCTCAAACACACCCCCAACGACCACCCGGACCGCCAGCACCTGGACGAGGCG ATCAACATGATCCAGAGCATCGTGGCCGAGATCAACACCCAGACGGGCGAGTCGGAATGCCGCTATTACAAGGAGCGACTGCTCTACCTGGAGGACAGCCAGAAGGATCTGCTCATCGACAGCTCCCGGATACTCAGCTGCCACGGGGATCTGAAGAACAACAGAGGAGCC AAGCTCCACGTGTTCCTGTTCCAGGACGTGCTGGTGATCACACGGGCCGTGACCCAAAACGAGCAGCTCTGGTATCAGCTCTACCGGCCGCCCATCCCTGTGCGTCATCTGGAGTGGGAGGACCTGCAGGACGGAGAGATCCGTCTGGGGGGCTCCATCCGGGGGGCCTTCAGCAACACGGAGAGGA CCAAGAACTTCTTCCGGGTCACGTTCCGCAGTGGCGGGCAGCTCCAGTCCTACTGCTTCCAGGCCAGCGACGCCTTTAACAAGCAACAGTGGCTGAACTGCATTCGGCAGGCCAAAGGAGCCCTGGGCTCCGAGTCCACAAGCGAGCCGCCCCGCAGCCGCTCGCCGGTGGCGCCCTCTAGGGACAGGTCCGAGGAGCGCATGGACCAAAGCGACAGCGACTCCTCGGACTGCAGCATGGACACTAGCGACGCCGGTGCCGACGCCAGGATGGGCCTGCCCGCCGCGTGCCCAGCCGTCCGGACCGGCACCCCTGTGGAAGTGTGA